In Oceanobacillus sp. FSL K6-2867, one DNA window encodes the following:
- a CDS encoding Gfo/Idh/MocA family oxidoreductase yields the protein MKICFFGLGSIGKRHLINVSKVANKMGLELEIHAFRSTNRNLDSSINSLLTKEFYSVKELQDDYDITFVTNPTHLHFNTIKFMVNKSKHMFIEKPIFESRNYDLSELELNENNIYHVATPLRFTNIIKNLKKILVHEDIYSVRVISSSFLPYWRPGVDYRHVYSAKKSEGGGVSADLIHEWDYITHLFGFPEKVYNLNGKYSHLEIDSDDLSIYIAQYKDKLLELHLDYFGKENKREIEIFTKESKIIGDFVRDSIRFSDERNDLEFDELDSDMYLEEMEYFLRNVMHNYKQGNNIQHAYQTLKIAVGGN from the coding sequence ATGAAAATATGCTTCTTTGGTTTAGGATCAATTGGAAAAAGACATCTCATTAACGTATCAAAAGTTGCTAATAAAATGGGTTTGGAACTGGAGATACACGCTTTTAGAAGCACGAATAGGAATTTAGATAGTAGTATAAATTCACTCCTAACCAAAGAATTTTATTCAGTAAAAGAATTACAGGATGATTATGATATAACTTTTGTTACAAATCCAACACACCTTCATTTTAATACGATTAAATTTATGGTAAACAAATCAAAACACATGTTTATAGAAAAACCAATTTTCGAAAGTCGCAATTATGATTTAAGTGAATTGGAATTGAATGAAAATAATATATATCATGTAGCTACTCCGCTACGCTTTACCAATATTATAAAGAACCTAAAAAAAATTCTGGTTCATGAAGATATCTATAGTGTAAGAGTTATTAGCTCTAGTTTTTTACCATATTGGCGTCCAGGGGTTGACTATAGGCATGTTTATAGTGCCAAGAAATCGGAAGGTGGTGGAGTTTCTGCAGATTTAATTCATGAATGGGATTACATTACTCACTTGTTTGGTTTTCCTGAGAAAGTATACAATTTAAATGGAAAGTACTCCCACCTAGAGATAGACAGTGATGATTTATCCATATATATTGCTCAATATAAAGATAAGTTATTGGAATTACACTTGGATTATTTTGGTAAGGAAAATAAGCGTGAAATTGAGATTTTTACAAAAGAGAGTAAAATAATTGGTGATTTTGTTAGAGACTCCATTCGATTTTCTGATGAAAGGAACGATTTAGAATTTGACGAATTGGATTCAGATATGTATCTAGAGGAAATGGAATACTTTTTGAGAAATGTAATGCATAACTATAAACAAGGCAATAATATTCAGCATGCTTATCAAACATTAAAAATCGCGGTAGGTGGGAATTGA
- the pseG gene encoding UDP-2,4-diacetamido-2,4,6-trideoxy-beta-L-altropyranose hydrolase, giving the protein MNVSIRTDASADIGTGHVMRCLVLAEELRKKNVNVRFICRELSGNLIEYIKSKSFKVVSLSSPVHSNPEYNDLKWLQLNWEADALETIEAISNQPVSDWLIIDHYAFDKHWELTLRPMVKKIMVIDDLANRPHVCDLLLDQNLYKNLEKRYEKLIPSYTTRLLGPTYLLLRHEFRNIQYATKKKDIVKRILVSFGGSDPTNETMKAISAIKLMNRPDITVDIVIGFSNQNYSAIKKYCKDISNISIHYQIDYLAELMAKADLAIGAGGSTTWERCYARLPAITIETAANQSEILSYLSELGVVCHLGRSEEVTEQDIANSIMNIINNPEIRKEMMTASESVMQDFNERLIVDRLLEENHNA; this is encoded by the coding sequence ATGAATGTCTCTATAAGGACGGATGCATCAGCAGATATCGGGACTGGTCACGTAATGAGGTGTCTGGTCCTAGCAGAGGAATTACGTAAGAAAAACGTAAATGTTAGATTTATTTGTCGGGAGTTATCCGGAAACTTAATCGAATATATAAAAAGTAAGTCATTTAAGGTTGTATCATTGTCTTCTCCTGTGCACTCTAATCCAGAATATAACGATTTGAAGTGGCTGCAATTAAATTGGGAAGCTGATGCATTAGAAACAATCGAAGCAATAAGCAATCAACCTGTTTCAGACTGGTTAATTATTGATCATTATGCTTTTGATAAGCACTGGGAGCTCACGTTAAGACCGATGGTAAAAAAAATAATGGTAATTGATGATCTTGCAAACCGTCCACATGTTTGCGATTTATTGCTAGATCAAAATCTGTATAAAAATCTGGAAAAACGATATGAAAAACTAATTCCAAGTTATACGACAAGGTTATTAGGACCCACATACCTCTTATTAAGACATGAATTTAGGAATATCCAATACGCAACGAAGAAGAAGGATATTGTAAAACGAATATTAGTATCTTTTGGTGGGAGTGATCCTACAAATGAAACAATGAAAGCAATCTCAGCAATTAAGTTAATGAACAGGCCAGATATTACAGTTGATATTGTAATTGGTTTTTCAAATCAAAATTATTCAGCTATTAAGAAGTACTGTAAAGACATTTCGAATATAAGCATCCATTATCAAATTGACTATTTAGCAGAGCTGATGGCAAAAGCAGATTTAGCGATCGGGGCAGGAGGAAGTACGACGTGGGAAAGGTGTTATGCAAGGTTACCTGCTATTACGATAGAAACAGCAGCAAATCAGTCTGAAATTCTCTCCTATTTATCTGAACTTGGCGTGGTATGTCATTTAGGACGTAGCGAAGAAGTAACAGAACAAGATATAGCTAACAGCATAATGAATATAATCAATAATCCAGAAATACGAAAAGAAATGATGACTGCATCGGAATCAGTAATGCAGGATTTTAATGAACGCCTTATTGTTGATCGATTATTGGAGGAGAATCATAATGCTTAA
- the pseC gene encoding UDP-4-amino-4,6-dideoxy-N-acetyl-beta-L-altrosamine transaminase gives MNKKEKLALNGGFPIRDSYLSYGKQSIDDEDIKAVTNILKSDFITTGPAISQFEKEIAEFVGAKYAVAFSSGTAALHAACFAAGIKENNEVITTPMTFAASSNCILYVGGQPVFADIDPKTYNISPESIKSLITEKTKAIITVDFTGQPAEYDEIISLATKHGLIIIDDAAHALGAIYKDKPIGSIGDMTMFSFHPVKHITTGEGGVITTNNEDYFEKLQLFRSHGITRDSSKLKKYHGPWYYEMQELGYNYRMTDIQAALGSSQLKKLSNFLEKRREYAKKYTEAFSEIETLITPYQQDECNSSWHLYIIQLDTARLKTNRSEIFKALQTENIGVNVHYIPVYLHPFYQQIGYKKGLCPNAEKLYEEIITLPLFPAMSEQDLNDVIAGVKKVISYYSIDQR, from the coding sequence ATGAATAAAAAAGAAAAACTAGCACTTAATGGCGGCTTCCCGATAAGAGATTCCTATTTGTCGTATGGCAAGCAGAGTATTGATGATGAAGATATCAAAGCTGTCACTAATATATTAAAAAGTGATTTTATTACAACTGGGCCAGCCATCTCTCAATTTGAAAAAGAGATTGCGGAATTTGTAGGAGCAAAATACGCTGTTGCATTCTCCAGCGGTACTGCAGCATTACATGCTGCATGCTTTGCAGCTGGTATTAAAGAAAATAATGAAGTGATAACTACCCCTATGACCTTTGCAGCAAGCTCTAATTGTATTTTATATGTTGGAGGTCAGCCAGTCTTTGCAGATATTGATCCCAAAACCTATAATATATCCCCTGAATCTATTAAATCCCTTATCACGGAAAAAACCAAAGCGATTATTACAGTTGATTTTACTGGTCAACCAGCAGAATATGATGAGATTATCTCGCTGGCAACAAAACACGGACTCATTATCATTGATGATGCTGCGCATGCATTAGGTGCTATCTATAAAGATAAGCCTATCGGTTCTATTGGTGATATGACAATGTTCAGCTTTCACCCTGTAAAACATATTACTACAGGAGAAGGTGGGGTCATAACGACGAACAATGAAGACTACTTTGAAAAGCTACAGCTATTCAGAAGCCATGGTATAACTCGAGATTCTTCAAAGCTAAAAAAATATCACGGTCCTTGGTATTATGAAATGCAAGAACTGGGATATAATTATCGAATGACGGATATTCAAGCAGCATTAGGATCTAGTCAGCTTAAAAAGCTAAGCAATTTTCTAGAAAAAAGAAGAGAGTATGCGAAAAAATATACCGAAGCTTTTTCAGAAATAGAAACACTTATAACACCATATCAGCAAGATGAATGTAATTCCAGCTGGCATTTATATATCATCCAATTAGATACTGCGAGATTGAAAACAAATCGGTCTGAAATATTTAAAGCTTTACAAACGGAAAATATTGGGGTGAATGTTCATTACATTCCAGTATATTTACACCCATTTTATCAGCAGATAGGTTACAAAAAAGGCTTATGCCCTAATGCTGAAAAATTATATGAAGAAATCATTACACTACCACTGTTTCCAGCGATGTCTGAACAAGACCTTAATGACGTAATAGCTGGGGTAAAGAAAGTAATTTCCTATTATTCGATCGACCAGAGGTGA
- a CDS encoding glycosyltransferase family protein → MKVVAIIQARMGSTRLPGKVLKKVLGRPLLSYQLERVKRSNNIDEILVATTDQQPDDAIVSFCQMTKIPYYTGSETDVLKRYYKAACHVKADIIVRLTSDCPIIDPAQIDKVIKSYLSHQHPLQFVSNTLNRTLPRGMDTEVFSFNALKKAYEKADSKLDREHVTRYMINNPQIFNLSNVSNSENYSHHRWTVDTLEDFIFIKKIIEALYPYKPDFTMEDTLQLLEKFPEWQAINTHIQQKED, encoded by the coding sequence ATGAAGGTAGTAGCAATAATTCAGGCTCGTATGGGATCGACTCGATTACCAGGGAAAGTTCTTAAAAAAGTACTTGGAAGGCCCTTGTTATCGTATCAATTGGAAAGGGTAAAAAGATCAAATAATATAGATGAAATTCTAGTCGCTACAACTGACCAACAGCCAGACGATGCGATTGTGTCTTTCTGTCAGATGACGAAGATACCATATTATACAGGATCAGAGACAGATGTACTAAAAAGGTATTATAAAGCAGCTTGTCATGTAAAGGCAGATATAATTGTCCGCTTAACCTCTGATTGTCCGATTATCGATCCAGCCCAAATAGATAAAGTTATAAAAAGCTATTTATCCCACCAACACCCTTTACAATTTGTCTCCAACACATTAAACCGAACATTGCCAAGAGGTATGGACACAGAAGTATTTTCATTCAACGCTTTAAAGAAAGCTTATGAAAAAGCGGACTCTAAATTGGATAGGGAGCATGTAACAAGATATATGATAAATAATCCTCAAATTTTTAACTTATCCAATGTCTCCAATAGCGAAAATTACAGTCATCACCGGTGGACAGTTGATACGTTAGAGGACTTCATTTTTATAAAAAAGATTATTGAAGCACTATACCCCTATAAACCAGATTTTACAATGGAAGATACACTGCAATTACTTGAAAAATTTCCAGAATGGCAGGCGATTAATACGCATATTCAACAAAAAGAAGATTGA
- a CDS encoding Gfo/Idh/MocA family oxidoreductase, which yields MLKFGLLGMSEGNGHPYSWSAIFNGYNPNYMKNCPFPGIHDYLSEKKFPDDAIKEAAVTHIWTQEMEISNHIAKASNIKNIVKSPEEMIGKVDAVLLARDDHENHFRHSEAFIKGGVPIYIDKPIAANRCKAVRILNSELSQGQIFTCSPLKYAKEFSVGEREIETLGEIKSIHAIVMKSWDKYSIHVLDPILNIIGFDQTIKSVRTTKANGTVNVVYLTNKNILINITVIEAATYLPFKITILGTNNLLELEMKDTFDAFKSSLQKFINIIKKREPPITHKEILKTVEFIEMGI from the coding sequence ATGTTAAAGTTTGGTCTTCTAGGTATGAGTGAGGGGAATGGTCACCCTTATTCCTGGTCAGCTATTTTTAATGGTTATAACCCCAACTATATGAAAAATTGCCCCTTTCCTGGGATACATGATTATTTGAGTGAAAAAAAATTTCCAGACGATGCAATTAAGGAGGCTGCTGTTACTCATATATGGACACAGGAAATGGAGATATCAAACCATATCGCTAAGGCTTCCAATATCAAAAATATAGTAAAAAGCCCTGAGGAAATGATTGGTAAAGTAGATGCAGTGTTATTAGCACGTGATGATCATGAGAATCATTTCAGACATAGCGAAGCATTCATAAAAGGTGGAGTACCCATTTATATTGATAAACCCATTGCTGCTAATCGATGCAAGGCAGTAAGGATATTAAATAGTGAGTTAAGTCAAGGTCAAATATTCACATGCTCACCTTTAAAATATGCTAAAGAATTTTCAGTGGGAGAAAGAGAAATTGAAACACTGGGTGAAATAAAAAGTATTCATGCGATAGTTATGAAATCTTGGGATAAATATTCCATACATGTACTTGATCCGATACTAAATATTATCGGTTTTGATCAAACAATAAAATCGGTAAGGACAACGAAAGCAAATGGTACGGTAAATGTAGTCTATCTAACAAATAAAAATATTTTAATAAACATTACCGTTATAGAAGCAGCAACCTATTTACCTTTTAAGATAACCATTTTAGGTACAAATAATTTATTAGAATTAGAAATGAAAGATACATTTGATGCTTTTAAATCATCATTGCAAAAGTTTATTAATATTATAAAAAAAAGGGAGCCTCCAATTACACACAAAGAAATATTAAAAACCGTAGAATTTATTGAGATGGGAATATGA
- the pseH gene encoding UDP-4-amino-4,6-dideoxy-N-acetyl-beta-L-altrosamine N-acetyltransferase: protein MLNQKDYELKPISEQDLKIVRKWRNSKKIKSFMYTDHHITWEEHRRWFENLRKDSQKKVLLLHHKKQPLGLVNFTELDKKNGRCYWGFYIGEESAPKGAGTIMGILALDKVFKEEEIHKVCSEVIHTNSGSFHYHKKLGFETEGRFVDHIWKNNQYLDVIPMALFHDKWEKVRVGLLNDLKGGTS from the coding sequence ATGCTTAATCAGAAAGATTATGAATTGAAGCCTATAAGTGAGCAAGATCTAAAAATTGTTCGTAAATGGCGTAACTCAAAAAAAATTAAATCGTTTATGTACACGGATCATCACATTACTTGGGAGGAACATAGGCGATGGTTCGAAAACTTAAGGAAAGATTCCCAGAAGAAAGTACTGTTGCTGCATCATAAAAAGCAACCACTCGGATTGGTCAATTTTACGGAACTTGATAAGAAAAATGGTCGATGCTACTGGGGCTTTTATATAGGGGAAGAAAGTGCACCCAAAGGGGCTGGGACCATTATGGGGATTTTAGCATTGGATAAAGTTTTTAAAGAAGAAGAGATACACAAGGTTTGTTCAGAAGTAATTCATACAAATAGCGGGAGTTTTCATTATCACAAAAAATTAGGTTTTGAAACAGAAGGCAGGTTTGTCGACCATATTTGGAAGAATAATCAATATTTAGACGTAATTCCAATGGCTTTATTTCATGATAAATGGGAAAAAGTGAGAGTGGGGCTTTTAAATGATCTGAAAGGAGGGACATCGTGA
- a CDS encoding M67 family metallopeptidase, whose amino-acid sequence MVEHGKICLPFEACGLLSGTEGHIKSIWPLKNQLKSDRRFFVEKKIIEKTMQEINKLNEQVLAVYHSHPTTVPVPSVYDIVNHPDSKVKMVIISYKLNPPNTKCYHIEKPSYEECLFCINPSL is encoded by the coding sequence ATGGTGGAACATGGAAAAATATGTTTACCCTTCGAAGCATGTGGTTTATTATCTGGTACTGAAGGTCATATAAAGTCAATTTGGCCATTGAAAAATCAACTAAAGTCTGACAGACGTTTTTTTGTAGAAAAGAAAATAATCGAAAAAACTATGCAGGAAATAAATAAACTGAATGAGCAAGTACTAGCTGTCTATCACTCCCACCCTACTACAGTACCTGTTCCTTCAGTTTATGATATTGTTAACCATCCGGATAGCAAAGTAAAAATGGTAATTATCTCCTATAAATTAAATCCTCCAAATACAAAATGTTATCACATAGAAAAACCCAGCTATGAAGAATGCCTTTTTTGTATAAATCCATCGCTATAG
- the pseI gene encoding pseudaminic acid synthase encodes MKVIKLGGIEVGSSNPPFIIAEMSGNHNQSLKRALEIVEAAAKAGANALKIQTYKADTMTLDESKDDFMINDPDSIWKNKSLYKLYQEAHTPWEWHQPIFERCEQLGMVGFSSPFDETAVDFLETLNVPCYKIASFECTDLPLIRKVAKTKKPMIISTGMCSAAEIEESVNTAKEAGCKDIILLKCTSTYPASPENTNIRTIPHMKELFQCQVGLSDHTMGNGVAVASVVLGATIIEKHFTLSRKDGGVDASFSLEPLELQALVTETKRAWQALGTVHYGSSKAEKPSEKYRRSLYVTQDMKAGEILTKDNLRVIRPGYGLAPKYYDLLLGKAVVRDVEKGTPVGWDII; translated from the coding sequence GTGAAAGTAATCAAATTAGGTGGAATTGAAGTTGGCAGCAGCAACCCGCCATTTATTATTGCAGAAATGTCCGGGAATCATAATCAGTCTTTAAAACGCGCGTTGGAAATAGTAGAAGCAGCAGCGAAGGCTGGAGCAAACGCGTTAAAAATTCAAACATATAAAGCAGACACTATGACACTTGATGAGTCCAAGGATGACTTCATGATTAATGATCCAGACAGTATTTGGAAAAACAAATCGCTATATAAACTATATCAGGAAGCACATACCCCATGGGAATGGCATCAGCCTATTTTTGAACGCTGTGAACAATTGGGAATGGTAGGTTTTAGCTCACCGTTCGATGAAACAGCTGTTGATTTTTTGGAAACGCTGAATGTCCCATGCTATAAAATTGCTTCATTTGAATGTACCGATTTGCCTTTAATACGAAAGGTAGCTAAAACCAAAAAGCCAATGATAATATCAACGGGAATGTGCTCTGCTGCCGAAATTGAAGAGTCAGTAAATACTGCTAAGGAAGCAGGGTGCAAGGATATTATATTACTCAAATGCACAAGCACATACCCCGCATCACCGGAAAACACCAATATACGTACAATACCTCATATGAAAGAATTATTTCAATGTCAAGTAGGTTTATCCGATCATACCATGGGTAATGGGGTAGCCGTTGCAAGTGTTGTATTGGGTGCAACTATTATTGAGAAGCATTTTACCCTTTCCAGAAAAGACGGTGGAGTAGATGCAAGCTTTTCCCTTGAACCGCTTGAGCTGCAAGCATTGGTTACAGAAACTAAAAGAGCTTGGCAAGCACTTGGAACTGTACATTATGGTTCATCAAAAGCTGAAAAACCCTCAGAAAAATATCGGCGATCTTTATATGTAACGCAAGATATGAAGGCGGGTGAAATATTAACGAAGGATAACCTTAGAGTAATCCGGCCTGGTTATGGGCTTGCCCCAAAATACTATGATCTATTGTTAGGGAAAGCAGTTGTTCGAGATGTAGAAAAAGGAACACCAGTCGGCTGGGATATAATTTAG
- a CDS encoding acylneuraminate cytidylyltransferase family protein: MIKNICIIPARGGSKRIPNKNIINLNGKPMIAYTIEAAIASKLFERIIVSTDNKRIAKISKQYGAEVPFLREAYSDDYSPVSMATLNTLKQAKKYYNEKYDNVIQLFATCPLRNSDHIISAYKNFKDKGNTFQISAFKLGWMNPWWAIKINENGEPEQLFVKELKSRSQDLPDLYSPTGAVWIANAEAFEKEKTFYGKDYRLYELNWMNAVDVDDNDDLNMVKVILGFNEER, translated from the coding sequence GTGATTAAAAATATTTGCATTATTCCTGCTAGGGGCGGATCGAAGAGAATTCCAAACAAAAATATTATCAATTTAAATGGAAAACCAATGATTGCATATACCATTGAAGCAGCAATAGCTTCTAAATTGTTTGAACGAATTATTGTAAGTACAGACAACAAGAGAATAGCAAAAATCTCAAAGCAGTATGGTGCAGAAGTACCTTTTTTACGCGAAGCATATAGTGATGATTATTCTCCAGTAAGTATGGCAACCTTAAATACATTAAAGCAAGCAAAGAAATACTATAACGAAAAATATGACAATGTAATTCAGTTATTTGCAACTTGTCCTCTAAGGAACAGTGATCATATAATAAGCGCTTATAAAAATTTTAAAGATAAAGGCAATACATTTCAAATAAGTGCTTTTAAGTTAGGTTGGATGAATCCTTGGTGGGCAATAAAGATTAATGAAAATGGCGAGCCAGAACAATTGTTTGTAAAAGAATTAAAGTCCAGATCACAGGACCTTCCTGACTTATATTCTCCAACAGGAGCAGTTTGGATAGCTAATGCAGAAGCCTTTGAGAAAGAAAAAACCTTCTATGGTAAAGATTATAGGTTATATGAATTAAATTGGATGAATGCAGTAGATGTAGATGATAATGATGATTTAAACATGGTTAAAGTCATATTGGGTTTTAATGAAGAGAGATAA
- a CDS encoding GDP-mannose 4,6-dehydratase codes for MKILVTGGAGFIGRWVVDRLLKDGHQVWVLDDLSNGRLENIKDIRDHKNFMEFVNGDIKDIRVLNHLFINKFDICYHLAASINVQDSIDNPRTTFNNDVIGTFNILEQCKKNNIKVVFMSTCMVYERAWSEEGINETNAVKPASPYAGSKLAAENMVLSYYYAYDLPVTIIRPFNTYGPYQKTGGEGGVVAIFLKNKLAGKPLQIYGDGKQTRDLLYVEDCARFVVEAGYSNKVDGEIVNAGLGKDVSINALAKLIVENEDQIDHITHIHPQSEIPKLLCNYSKAEKLLNWEPKYSLEEGIKKTEEWIKTTNLI; via the coding sequence TTGAAAATCCTCGTAACTGGCGGTGCAGGATTTATCGGAAGATGGGTAGTCGACCGACTATTAAAAGATGGTCACCAAGTATGGGTCTTGGATGACCTTTCAAATGGAAGATTAGAAAATATAAAGGATATAAGAGACCATAAGAATTTTATGGAGTTTGTTAATGGTGATATAAAAGATATCCGTGTTCTCAATCATTTGTTTATCAATAAGTTTGATATATGTTATCACTTAGCTGCGAGCATAAATGTGCAGGATAGTATTGATAATCCACGAACTACTTTCAATAATGATGTAATTGGTACGTTCAATATTTTGGAGCAATGTAAAAAAAATAATATAAAGGTTGTATTTATGAGTACTTGTATGGTGTATGAACGTGCTTGGAGTGAAGAGGGAATTAATGAAACGAATGCGGTTAAACCCGCTTCACCATATGCTGGATCGAAACTAGCTGCAGAAAACATGGTGTTGTCTTATTATTATGCCTACGATCTTCCTGTAACAATTATTCGTCCATTCAATACGTATGGACCATATCAAAAAACGGGAGGAGAAGGCGGAGTGGTCGCTATATTTTTAAAAAACAAGTTAGCTGGTAAGCCATTACAGATATATGGTGATGGAAAACAAACCCGCGACTTGCTGTATGTAGAAGACTGTGCACGCTTTGTTGTTGAAGCTGGTTATTCTAACAAAGTAGATGGCGAAATTGTTAATGCAGGGCTTGGTAAAGATGTCAGTATAAATGCTTTAGCAAAGTTAATCGTTGAGAATGAAGATCAAATTGATCATATTACGCATATCCATCCACAGAGCGAAATACCCAAGCTGTTGTGTAATTACAGTAAAGCTGAGAAACTATTGAACTGGGAACCAAAATATAGTTTGGAAGAAGGAATTAAAAAGACAGAAGAATGGATTAAAACAACGAATCTAATCTAA